In Zingiber officinale cultivar Zhangliang chromosome 6A, Zo_v1.1, whole genome shotgun sequence, a single genomic region encodes these proteins:
- the LOC121996310 gene encoding pentatricopeptide repeat-containing protein At2g46050, mitochondrial-like isoform X6, translated as MISRRRLVLRFRASHVFLSHSSLVTSDQPYPCNACRTNREVTNRSNLKSRNFIRLLRLSLRLNDHLLGKQLHCLTMKFGVAYDVFVGSALSNMYSKCRFVREARKVFDDMASKDLAVWNIMLSCYLLNDYKREAFNLFHSMRTEGFIGDGFTFSSLINFCSRMICYDLGIQTHCLIIKLALESDLVVGSSLVDMYAKCAVIKDARHVFDRMDNKNVVCWNTIIVGYGKCGEGKEALMLFNNMLRGGLKPDGLTLASILSTCANLASSNEATQVHGYVVKNGFQAYLSIGNALIIAYAKCGSIDNSARAFSLIPSPDCVTWSSMISSYAHHGLAMEAINKFEVMLHEGIKPNRITFLAVISACSHAGFVDAGVHYFSTMIKNYQIKPSSEHFACLIDLLSRAGYLDEASDVLSSMPFEPDASVLGALIAEGHWENVLYLRRRMKQMCSLKIPGCSWIEIGGKVHTFVSHDRIHLQDQEIYCMLDTVIWSMRNRYYICDTITDYICRFPDTSCSLVLHD; from the exons ATGATCTCTCGCAGGAGGTTGGTGTTAAGATTTCGTGCCTCTCATGTTTTTCTTTCTCATTCCAGTTTGGTAACTTCCGATCAGCCATATCCTTGTAATGCTTGTAGAACAAACAGAGAAGTAACAAATAGGTCAAACCTTAAGAGCAGAAATTTCATACGCCTCCTCAGGCTTTCCTTGAGATTGAATGACCACTTGCTAGGTAAACAGTTGCATTGCTTGACTATGAAATTTGGAGTTGCTTATGATGTCTTTGTTGGCAGTGCTCTGTCAAACATGTATTCAAAATGTCGTTTTGTTCGAGAGGCTCGTAAGGTGTTCGATGATATGGCTTCAAAAGATTTGGCGGTGTGGAACATAATGTTGTCTTGTTACTTATTgaatgattataaaagagaagcttTTAATCTGTTTCATTCGATGAGGACTGAAGGCTTTATAGGAGATGGTTTTACGTTCAGTAGTTTGATAAATTTCTGTAGCCGAATGATTTGTTATGATTTAGGAATTCAGACTCATTGTTTGATTATAAAATTAGCCCTTGAATCTGATTTAGTTGTTGGTAGTTCCTTGGTAGATATGTACGCCAAATGTGCAGTCATTAAGGATGCTCGCCATGTATTCGATAGAATGGATAATAAGAATGTTGTTTGTTGGAACACTATAATAGTTGGTTATGGGAAGTGTGGCGAAGGCAAAGAAGCTCTAATGCTTTTTAATAATATGCTTCGAGGCGGGCTAAAACCAGATGGATTAACACTTGCGAGTATTCTCAGCACTTGTGCTAATTTAGCATCTTCGAATGAGGCTACACAAGTTCATGGTTATGTAGTAAAAAATGGGTTTCAAGCATATTTGTCCATTGGTAATGCTCTTATCATAGCATATGCAAAGTGCGGCAGCATCGACAATTCTGCCCGAGCATTTTCTTTGATACCTTCACCTGATTGTGTGACTTGGTCTTCCATGATTTCTTCCTATGCTCATCATGGATTGGCAATGGAAGCCATTAATAAGTTTGAGGTAATGTTacatgaaggtataaaacctaacAGAATCACATTTTTAGCAGTAATCTCTGCCTGCAGTCATGCTGGATTTGTGGATGCAGGAGTGCACTATTTCAGTACTATGATTAAGAACTACCAAATAAAACCAAGCTCGGAGCACTTTGCATGTCTAATTGATCTACTTAGCAGAGCAGGTTATCTAGATGAGGCTTCTGATGTCCTATCCAGCATGCCATTCGAACCTGATGCGAGTGTTCTTGGAGCCTTAATTG CTGAAGGCCATTGGGAAAACGTGTTATATCTGAGGAGGAGGATGAAGCAAATGTGCAGTCTCAAAATACCTGGTTGTAGTTGGATAGAGATTGGTGGCAAAGTTCACACTTTCGTCTCCCATGATAGAATACATTTACAAGATCAAGAAATATATTGTATGTTGGATACAGTAATTTGGTCGATGAGAAATAGATATTACATTTGCGATACAATCACAGATTATATTTGCAG ATTTCCTGATACATCCTGCAGCCTTGTGCTACATGACTAA
- the LOC121996310 gene encoding pentatricopeptide repeat-containing protein At2g46050, mitochondrial-like isoform X2, with amino-acid sequence MISRRRLVLRFRASHVFLSHSSLVTSDQPYPCNACRTNREVTNRSNLKSRNFIRLLRLSLRLNDHLLGKQLHCLTMKFGVAYDVFVGSALSNMYSKCRFVREARKVFDDMASKDLAVWNIMLSCYLLNDYKREAFNLFHSMRTEGFIGDGFTFSSLINFCSRMICYDLGIQTHCLIIKLALESDLVVGSSLVDMYAKCAVIKDARHVFDRMDNKNVVCWNTIIVGYGKCGEGKEALMLFNNMLRGGLKPDGLTLASILSTCANLASSNEATQVHGYVVKNGFQAYLSIGNALIIAYAKCGSIDNSARAFSLIPSPDCVTWSSMISSYAHHGLAMEAINKFEVMLHEGIKPNRITFLAVISACSHAGFVDAGVHYFSTMIKNYQIKPSSEHFACLIDLLSRAGYLDEASDVLSSMPFEPDASVLGALIGACNVHRNAKLAEWVSEKLFYLEPRKLVNYALLSNIYVAEGHWENVLYLRRRMKQMCSLKIPGCSWIEIGGKVHTFVSHDRIHLQDQEIYCMLDTVIWSMRNRYYICDTITDYICSLVLHD; translated from the exons ATGATCTCTCGCAGGAGGTTGGTGTTAAGATTTCGTGCCTCTCATGTTTTTCTTTCTCATTCCAGTTTGGTAACTTCCGATCAGCCATATCCTTGTAATGCTTGTAGAACAAACAGAGAAGTAACAAATAGGTCAAACCTTAAGAGCAGAAATTTCATACGCCTCCTCAGGCTTTCCTTGAGATTGAATGACCACTTGCTAGGTAAACAGTTGCATTGCTTGACTATGAAATTTGGAGTTGCTTATGATGTCTTTGTTGGCAGTGCTCTGTCAAACATGTATTCAAAATGTCGTTTTGTTCGAGAGGCTCGTAAGGTGTTCGATGATATGGCTTCAAAAGATTTGGCGGTGTGGAACATAATGTTGTCTTGTTACTTATTgaatgattataaaagagaagcttTTAATCTGTTTCATTCGATGAGGACTGAAGGCTTTATAGGAGATGGTTTTACGTTCAGTAGTTTGATAAATTTCTGTAGCCGAATGATTTGTTATGATTTAGGAATTCAGACTCATTGTTTGATTATAAAATTAGCCCTTGAATCTGATTTAGTTGTTGGTAGTTCCTTGGTAGATATGTACGCCAAATGTGCAGTCATTAAGGATGCTCGCCATGTATTCGATAGAATGGATAATAAGAATGTTGTTTGTTGGAACACTATAATAGTTGGTTATGGGAAGTGTGGCGAAGGCAAAGAAGCTCTAATGCTTTTTAATAATATGCTTCGAGGCGGGCTAAAACCAGATGGATTAACACTTGCGAGTATTCTCAGCACTTGTGCTAATTTAGCATCTTCGAATGAGGCTACACAAGTTCATGGTTATGTAGTAAAAAATGGGTTTCAAGCATATTTGTCCATTGGTAATGCTCTTATCATAGCATATGCAAAGTGCGGCAGCATCGACAATTCTGCCCGAGCATTTTCTTTGATACCTTCACCTGATTGTGTGACTTGGTCTTCCATGATTTCTTCCTATGCTCATCATGGATTGGCAATGGAAGCCATTAATAAGTTTGAGGTAATGTTacatgaaggtataaaacctaacAGAATCACATTTTTAGCAGTAATCTCTGCCTGCAGTCATGCTGGATTTGTGGATGCAGGAGTGCACTATTTCAGTACTATGATTAAGAACTACCAAATAAAACCAAGCTCGGAGCACTTTGCATGTCTAATTGATCTACTTAGCAGAGCAGGTTATCTAGATGAGGCTTCTGATGTCCTATCCAGCATGCCATTCGAACCTGATGCGAGTGTTCTTGGAGCCTTAATTGGTGCGTGCAATGTCCATCGCAATGCTAAATTGGCAGAATGGGTTTCAGAAAAGCTCTTCTATTTGGAGCCAAGGAAATTAGTTAATTATGCTCTTTTGTCTAATATATATGTAGCTGAAGGCCATTGGGAAAACGTGTTATATCTGAGGAGGAGGATGAAGCAAATGTGCAGTCTCAAAATACCTGGTTGTAGTTGGATAGAGATTGGTGGCAAAGTTCACACTTTCGTCTCCCATGATAGAATACATTTACAAGATCAAGAAATATATTGTATGTTGGATACAGTAATTTGGTCGATGAGAAATAGATATTACATTTGCGATACAATCACAGATTATATTTGCAG CCTTGTGCTACATGACTAA
- the LOC121996310 gene encoding pentatricopeptide repeat-containing protein At2g46050, mitochondrial-like isoform X5, whose protein sequence is MISRRRTNREVTNRSNLKSRNFIRLLRLSLRLNDHLLGKQLHCLTMKFGVAYDVFVGSALSNMYSKCRFVREARKVFDDMASKDLAVWNIMLSCYLLNDYKREAFNLFHSMRTEGFIGDGFTFSSLINFCSRMICYDLGIQTHCLIIKLALESDLVVGSSLVDMYAKCAVIKDARHVFDRMDNKNVVCWNTIIVGYGKCGEGKEALMLFNNMLRGGLKPDGLTLASILSTCANLASSNEATQVHGYVVKNGFQAYLSIGNALIIAYAKCGSIDNSARAFSLIPSPDCVTWSSMISSYAHHGLAMEAINKFEVMLHEGIKPNRITFLAVISACSHAGFVDAGVHYFSTMIKNYQIKPSSEHFACLIDLLSRAGYLDEASDVLSSMPFEPDASVLGALIGACNVHRNAKLAEWVSEKLFYLEPRKLVNYALLSNIYVAEGHWENVLYLRRRMKQMCSLKIPGCSWIEIGGKVHTFVSHDRIHLQDQEIYCMLDTVIWSMRNRYYICDTITDYICRFPDTSCSLVLHD, encoded by the exons ATGATCTCTCGCAGGAG AACAAACAGAGAAGTAACAAATAGGTCAAACCTTAAGAGCAGAAATTTCATACGCCTCCTCAGGCTTTCCTTGAGATTGAATGACCACTTGCTAGGTAAACAGTTGCATTGCTTGACTATGAAATTTGGAGTTGCTTATGATGTCTTTGTTGGCAGTGCTCTGTCAAACATGTATTCAAAATGTCGTTTTGTTCGAGAGGCTCGTAAGGTGTTCGATGATATGGCTTCAAAAGATTTGGCGGTGTGGAACATAATGTTGTCTTGTTACTTATTgaatgattataaaagagaagcttTTAATCTGTTTCATTCGATGAGGACTGAAGGCTTTATAGGAGATGGTTTTACGTTCAGTAGTTTGATAAATTTCTGTAGCCGAATGATTTGTTATGATTTAGGAATTCAGACTCATTGTTTGATTATAAAATTAGCCCTTGAATCTGATTTAGTTGTTGGTAGTTCCTTGGTAGATATGTACGCCAAATGTGCAGTCATTAAGGATGCTCGCCATGTATTCGATAGAATGGATAATAAGAATGTTGTTTGTTGGAACACTATAATAGTTGGTTATGGGAAGTGTGGCGAAGGCAAAGAAGCTCTAATGCTTTTTAATAATATGCTTCGAGGCGGGCTAAAACCAGATGGATTAACACTTGCGAGTATTCTCAGCACTTGTGCTAATTTAGCATCTTCGAATGAGGCTACACAAGTTCATGGTTATGTAGTAAAAAATGGGTTTCAAGCATATTTGTCCATTGGTAATGCTCTTATCATAGCATATGCAAAGTGCGGCAGCATCGACAATTCTGCCCGAGCATTTTCTTTGATACCTTCACCTGATTGTGTGACTTGGTCTTCCATGATTTCTTCCTATGCTCATCATGGATTGGCAATGGAAGCCATTAATAAGTTTGAGGTAATGTTacatgaaggtataaaacctaacAGAATCACATTTTTAGCAGTAATCTCTGCCTGCAGTCATGCTGGATTTGTGGATGCAGGAGTGCACTATTTCAGTACTATGATTAAGAACTACCAAATAAAACCAAGCTCGGAGCACTTTGCATGTCTAATTGATCTACTTAGCAGAGCAGGTTATCTAGATGAGGCTTCTGATGTCCTATCCAGCATGCCATTCGAACCTGATGCGAGTGTTCTTGGAGCCTTAATTGGTGCGTGCAATGTCCATCGCAATGCTAAATTGGCAGAATGGGTTTCAGAAAAGCTCTTCTATTTGGAGCCAAGGAAATTAGTTAATTATGCTCTTTTGTCTAATATATATGTAGCTGAAGGCCATTGGGAAAACGTGTTATATCTGAGGAGGAGGATGAAGCAAATGTGCAGTCTCAAAATACCTGGTTGTAGTTGGATAGAGATTGGTGGCAAAGTTCACACTTTCGTCTCCCATGATAGAATACATTTACAAGATCAAGAAATATATTGTATGTTGGATACAGTAATTTGGTCGATGAGAAATAGATATTACATTTGCGATACAATCACAGATTATATTTGCAG ATTTCCTGATACATCCTGCAGCCTTGTGCTACATGACTAA
- the LOC121996310 gene encoding pentatricopeptide repeat-containing protein At2g46050, mitochondrial-like isoform X7, producing MYSKCRFVREARKVFDDMASKDLAVWNIMLSCYLLNDYKREAFNLFHSMRTEGFIGDGFTFSSLINFCSRMICYDLGIQTHCLIIKLALESDLVVGSSLVDMYAKCAVIKDARHVFDRMDNKNVVCWNTIIVGYGKCGEGKEALMLFNNMLRGGLKPDGLTLASILSTCANLASSNEATQVHGYVVKNGFQAYLSIGNALIIAYAKCGSIDNSARAFSLIPSPDCVTWSSMISSYAHHGLAMEAINKFEVMLHEGIKPNRITFLAVISACSHAGFVDAGVHYFSTMIKNYQIKPSSEHFACLIDLLSRAGYLDEASDVLSSMPFEPDASVLGALIGACNVHRNAKLAEWVSEKLFYLEPRKLVNYALLSNIYVAEGHWENVLYLRRRMKQMCSLKIPGCSWIEIGGKVHTFVSHDRIHLQDQEIYCMLDTVIWSMRNRYYICDTITDYICRFPDTSCSLVLHD from the exons ATGTATTCAAAATGTCGTTTTGTTCGAGAGGCTCGTAAGGTGTTCGATGATATGGCTTCAAAAGATTTGGCGGTGTGGAACATAATGTTGTCTTGTTACTTATTgaatgattataaaagagaagcttTTAATCTGTTTCATTCGATGAGGACTGAAGGCTTTATAGGAGATGGTTTTACGTTCAGTAGTTTGATAAATTTCTGTAGCCGAATGATTTGTTATGATTTAGGAATTCAGACTCATTGTTTGATTATAAAATTAGCCCTTGAATCTGATTTAGTTGTTGGTAGTTCCTTGGTAGATATGTACGCCAAATGTGCAGTCATTAAGGATGCTCGCCATGTATTCGATAGAATGGATAATAAGAATGTTGTTTGTTGGAACACTATAATAGTTGGTTATGGGAAGTGTGGCGAAGGCAAAGAAGCTCTAATGCTTTTTAATAATATGCTTCGAGGCGGGCTAAAACCAGATGGATTAACACTTGCGAGTATTCTCAGCACTTGTGCTAATTTAGCATCTTCGAATGAGGCTACACAAGTTCATGGTTATGTAGTAAAAAATGGGTTTCAAGCATATTTGTCCATTGGTAATGCTCTTATCATAGCATATGCAAAGTGCGGCAGCATCGACAATTCTGCCCGAGCATTTTCTTTGATACCTTCACCTGATTGTGTGACTTGGTCTTCCATGATTTCTTCCTATGCTCATCATGGATTGGCAATGGAAGCCATTAATAAGTTTGAGGTAATGTTacatgaaggtataaaacctaacAGAATCACATTTTTAGCAGTAATCTCTGCCTGCAGTCATGCTGGATTTGTGGATGCAGGAGTGCACTATTTCAGTACTATGATTAAGAACTACCAAATAAAACCAAGCTCGGAGCACTTTGCATGTCTAATTGATCTACTTAGCAGAGCAGGTTATCTAGATGAGGCTTCTGATGTCCTATCCAGCATGCCATTCGAACCTGATGCGAGTGTTCTTGGAGCCTTAATTGGTGCGTGCAATGTCCATCGCAATGCTAAATTGGCAGAATGGGTTTCAGAAAAGCTCTTCTATTTGGAGCCAAGGAAATTAGTTAATTATGCTCTTTTGTCTAATATATATGTAGCTGAAGGCCATTGGGAAAACGTGTTATATCTGAGGAGGAGGATGAAGCAAATGTGCAGTCTCAAAATACCTGGTTGTAGTTGGATAGAGATTGGTGGCAAAGTTCACACTTTCGTCTCCCATGATAGAATACATTTACAAGATCAAGAAATATATTGTATGTTGGATACAGTAATTTGGTCGATGAGAAATAGATATTACATTTGCGATACAATCACAGATTATATTTGCAG ATTTCCTGATACATCCTGCAGCCTTGTGCTACATGACTAA
- the LOC121996310 gene encoding pentatricopeptide repeat-containing protein At2g46050, mitochondrial-like isoform X1, producing MISRRRLVLRFRASHVFLSHSSLVTSDQPYPCNACRTNREVTNRSNLKSRNFIRLLRLSLRLNDHLLGKQLHCLTMKFGVAYDVFVGSALSNMYSKCRFVREARKVFDDMASKDLAVWNIMLSCYLLNDYKREAFNLFHSMRTEGFIGDGFTFSSLINFCSRMICYDLGIQTHCLIIKLALESDLVVGSSLVDMYAKCAVIKDARHVFDRMDNKNVVCWNTIIVGYGKCGEGKEALMLFNNMLRGGLKPDGLTLASILSTCANLASSNEATQVHGYVVKNGFQAYLSIGNALIIAYAKCGSIDNSARAFSLIPSPDCVTWSSMISSYAHHGLAMEAINKFEVMLHEGIKPNRITFLAVISACSHAGFVDAGVHYFSTMIKNYQIKPSSEHFACLIDLLSRAGYLDEASDVLSSMPFEPDASVLGALIGACNVHRNAKLAEWVSEKLFYLEPRKLVNYALLSNIYVAEGHWENVLYLRRRMKQMCSLKIPGCSWIEIGGKVHTFVSHDRIHLQDQEIYCMLDTVIWSMRNRYYICDTITDYICRFPDTSCSLVLHD from the exons ATGATCTCTCGCAGGAGGTTGGTGTTAAGATTTCGTGCCTCTCATGTTTTTCTTTCTCATTCCAGTTTGGTAACTTCCGATCAGCCATATCCTTGTAATGCTTGTAGAACAAACAGAGAAGTAACAAATAGGTCAAACCTTAAGAGCAGAAATTTCATACGCCTCCTCAGGCTTTCCTTGAGATTGAATGACCACTTGCTAGGTAAACAGTTGCATTGCTTGACTATGAAATTTGGAGTTGCTTATGATGTCTTTGTTGGCAGTGCTCTGTCAAACATGTATTCAAAATGTCGTTTTGTTCGAGAGGCTCGTAAGGTGTTCGATGATATGGCTTCAAAAGATTTGGCGGTGTGGAACATAATGTTGTCTTGTTACTTATTgaatgattataaaagagaagcttTTAATCTGTTTCATTCGATGAGGACTGAAGGCTTTATAGGAGATGGTTTTACGTTCAGTAGTTTGATAAATTTCTGTAGCCGAATGATTTGTTATGATTTAGGAATTCAGACTCATTGTTTGATTATAAAATTAGCCCTTGAATCTGATTTAGTTGTTGGTAGTTCCTTGGTAGATATGTACGCCAAATGTGCAGTCATTAAGGATGCTCGCCATGTATTCGATAGAATGGATAATAAGAATGTTGTTTGTTGGAACACTATAATAGTTGGTTATGGGAAGTGTGGCGAAGGCAAAGAAGCTCTAATGCTTTTTAATAATATGCTTCGAGGCGGGCTAAAACCAGATGGATTAACACTTGCGAGTATTCTCAGCACTTGTGCTAATTTAGCATCTTCGAATGAGGCTACACAAGTTCATGGTTATGTAGTAAAAAATGGGTTTCAAGCATATTTGTCCATTGGTAATGCTCTTATCATAGCATATGCAAAGTGCGGCAGCATCGACAATTCTGCCCGAGCATTTTCTTTGATACCTTCACCTGATTGTGTGACTTGGTCTTCCATGATTTCTTCCTATGCTCATCATGGATTGGCAATGGAAGCCATTAATAAGTTTGAGGTAATGTTacatgaaggtataaaacctaacAGAATCACATTTTTAGCAGTAATCTCTGCCTGCAGTCATGCTGGATTTGTGGATGCAGGAGTGCACTATTTCAGTACTATGATTAAGAACTACCAAATAAAACCAAGCTCGGAGCACTTTGCATGTCTAATTGATCTACTTAGCAGAGCAGGTTATCTAGATGAGGCTTCTGATGTCCTATCCAGCATGCCATTCGAACCTGATGCGAGTGTTCTTGGAGCCTTAATTGGTGCGTGCAATGTCCATCGCAATGCTAAATTGGCAGAATGGGTTTCAGAAAAGCTCTTCTATTTGGAGCCAAGGAAATTAGTTAATTATGCTCTTTTGTCTAATATATATGTAGCTGAAGGCCATTGGGAAAACGTGTTATATCTGAGGAGGAGGATGAAGCAAATGTGCAGTCTCAAAATACCTGGTTGTAGTTGGATAGAGATTGGTGGCAAAGTTCACACTTTCGTCTCCCATGATAGAATACATTTACAAGATCAAGAAATATATTGTATGTTGGATACAGTAATTTGGTCGATGAGAAATAGATATTACATTTGCGATACAATCACAGATTATATTTGCAG ATTTCCTGATACATCCTGCAGCCTTGTGCTACATGACTAA
- the LOC121996310 gene encoding pentatricopeptide repeat-containing protein At2g46050, mitochondrial-like isoform X4 encodes MISRRRLVLRFRASHVFLSHSSLVTSDQPYPCNACRTNREVTNRSNLKSRNFIRLLRLSLRLNDHLLGKQLHCLTMKFGVAYDVFVGSALSNMYSKCRFVREARKVFDDMASKDLAVWNIMLSCYLLNDYKREAFNLFHSMRTEGFIGDGFTFSSLINFCSRMICYDLGIQTHCLIIKLALESDLVVGSSLVDMYAKCAVIKDARHVFDRMDNKNVVCWNTIIVGYGKCGEGKEALMLFNNMLRGGLKPDGLTLASILSTCANLASSNEATQVHGYVVKNGFQAYLSIGNALIIAYAKCGSIDNSARAFSLIPSPDCVTWSSMISSYAHHGLAMEAINKFEVMLHEGVHYFSTMIKNYQIKPSSEHFACLIDLLSRAGYLDEASDVLSSMPFEPDASVLGALIGACNVHRNAKLAEWVSEKLFYLEPRKLVNYALLSNIYVAEGHWENVLYLRRRMKQMCSLKIPGCSWIEIGGKVHTFVSHDRIHLQDQEIYCMLDTVIWSMRNRYYICDTITDYICRFPDTSCSLVLHD; translated from the exons ATGATCTCTCGCAGGAGGTTGGTGTTAAGATTTCGTGCCTCTCATGTTTTTCTTTCTCATTCCAGTTTGGTAACTTCCGATCAGCCATATCCTTGTAATGCTTGTAGAACAAACAGAGAAGTAACAAATAGGTCAAACCTTAAGAGCAGAAATTTCATACGCCTCCTCAGGCTTTCCTTGAGATTGAATGACCACTTGCTAGGTAAACAGTTGCATTGCTTGACTATGAAATTTGGAGTTGCTTATGATGTCTTTGTTGGCAGTGCTCTGTCAAACATGTATTCAAAATGTCGTTTTGTTCGAGAGGCTCGTAAGGTGTTCGATGATATGGCTTCAAAAGATTTGGCGGTGTGGAACATAATGTTGTCTTGTTACTTATTgaatgattataaaagagaagcttTTAATCTGTTTCATTCGATGAGGACTGAAGGCTTTATAGGAGATGGTTTTACGTTCAGTAGTTTGATAAATTTCTGTAGCCGAATGATTTGTTATGATTTAGGAATTCAGACTCATTGTTTGATTATAAAATTAGCCCTTGAATCTGATTTAGTTGTTGGTAGTTCCTTGGTAGATATGTACGCCAAATGTGCAGTCATTAAGGATGCTCGCCATGTATTCGATAGAATGGATAATAAGAATGTTGTTTGTTGGAACACTATAATAGTTGGTTATGGGAAGTGTGGCGAAGGCAAAGAAGCTCTAATGCTTTTTAATAATATGCTTCGAGGCGGGCTAAAACCAGATGGATTAACACTTGCGAGTATTCTCAGCACTTGTGCTAATTTAGCATCTTCGAATGAGGCTACACAAGTTCATGGTTATGTAGTAAAAAATGGGTTTCAAGCATATTTGTCCATTGGTAATGCTCTTATCATAGCATATGCAAAGTGCGGCAGCATCGACAATTCTGCCCGAGCATTTTCTTTGATACCTTCACCTGATTGTGTGACTTGGTCTTCCATGATTTCTTCCTATGCTCATCATGGATTGGCAATGGAAGCCATTAATAAGTTTGAGGTAATGTTacatgaag GAGTGCACTATTTCAGTACTATGATTAAGAACTACCAAATAAAACCAAGCTCGGAGCACTTTGCATGTCTAATTGATCTACTTAGCAGAGCAGGTTATCTAGATGAGGCTTCTGATGTCCTATCCAGCATGCCATTCGAACCTGATGCGAGTGTTCTTGGAGCCTTAATTGGTGCGTGCAATGTCCATCGCAATGCTAAATTGGCAGAATGGGTTTCAGAAAAGCTCTTCTATTTGGAGCCAAGGAAATTAGTTAATTATGCTCTTTTGTCTAATATATATGTAGCTGAAGGCCATTGGGAAAACGTGTTATATCTGAGGAGGAGGATGAAGCAAATGTGCAGTCTCAAAATACCTGGTTGTAGTTGGATAGAGATTGGTGGCAAAGTTCACACTTTCGTCTCCCATGATAGAATACATTTACAAGATCAAGAAATATATTGTATGTTGGATACAGTAATTTGGTCGATGAGAAATAGATATTACATTTGCGATACAATCACAGATTATATTTGCAG ATTTCCTGATACATCCTGCAGCCTTGTGCTACATGACTAA